The Drosophila gunungcola strain Sukarami chromosome 3L unlocalized genomic scaffold, Dgunungcola_SK_2 000003F, whole genome shotgun sequence region AATGTGCAGTCGAGAATTTGTGTGCCCAAGATAGGCagagaatttattttatatttatatctttCTAGAGTGGGCATACTTGCCGTTTACTTTGTGGCTCTTGGGAGACACTATCTGTTATGGTAGCCAAGAGCACACAAGTTATACAATATCGGGTGTAAAAGAGTGCTTTACTTCCTCAGAAATAGATCCCAACTTCTGTCTATCCTTATCGAAcggtttttataaatatccCTATGACTGCAGTGCATATATATCGTGTAATGATTCATGCGCTGATTTGGAGTACTGCCCTGATGGAAAACTCTTTAATAGTCCCATGCACATTTGCGATACACCAGAAGCTGTCGACTGCGAATCGTTACCTTATCCAACACCTTCAACTACCGAGCTCCCAATGGAAAATCCTTGTGAGggcattaaaaataacactATTTTGCCCTCTGCTGGTAATTGTAGTGAGTTCTTTGTGTGTGTAAATCAGCAAAGTGAAGTGCATCACTGTCCCTGGGAGATGCTTTTTAATCCTGATCTGGAAATTTGTGATTTTAAGGATAACGTCTGGTGCTACGGTGACCCTACTACCCAAAATCCTTTGGAAACCTCAGATACTACTGCGGAGTCCTTCACAAAGTGCGAGGGCCAAAAGCTTGGAACCTTTTTCCCGGATACTCAGAATTGCCAACAGTACTACTACTGCTGGGGCAACGATTCCTTCATACTTCTACCCTGTCCCGTGGACAATTGGTTTAATCCATACACCGGTAACTGTGGTCCCGATATTTCACCGGAAGCGTGCCAAGCATTTGTGGCTACCACTATGCCTGTTATTATTACATCACCTTCCACAACAGTTGCGACGTCCACTACGGAAGCTAATGATAAGAATCCGTGTGCAGATCAGGAACTGGGTGCCAGCTTTCCGTTGCAATCCGACTGCCAGTCATACCTGCTATGCCTGGGTAATGGCCAATCTGCGAAAGCTCAATGTCCAACAAATGCCTGGTTCGATCCACAATCAGGGGATTGTGGGCCAAATGTATCGCCCACTGCTTGCATCGAAACAACCACACCTACCACTACCGTTGCCACAACTCAGGGCTCGAATGATCCTTGTGCCGATCAAGAACTGGGAGTATCTTATCCCCTGGTGACAAACTGCAAGCAATATATTCTATGCATGGGAAACGGGGAATCCACGGTAGCCAATTGCATCTACAACGCCTGGTACGATCCGCAAACGGGAATTTGTGGACCCGAAGTATCACCAACAGCATGTACGGAAACTATAGTTTCCACCGAATCCTCCACAAGTCAAGCCACCTCGCCAATCACAACACCTTCCTCTCCGTGGTCTACCACTTTGTCTACCCATTATCCTGAGGAGTCTACTACTACCCCGTCGGACATTGCAAAAATCTGTTCTGGAGAGAGCGATGGTTATTATGCCACGTATCCTGAGGACTGCAGTAAATACATCGTATGTGCCAGTCCTGTTCCTATAGCATTCTTCTGCCCGGAAGGCTTGTTTTTCAACGAAGCTCTTCAGAAATGCGTCGAATGGAATTTAAGCGAGTGCCCCAAGGAAGATACCACCACTGCATCGCCTGGCTATACGACTCCGAAACCAGATTCTTCGATATGTTTCAATAGCACTGGCATGAATTTGCCGTACCAAGAAAATTGTCAATGGTTTGTACGATGCGTTGACGACTCCTCTTACATGATGGGTATATGTAGCAGTGAAGAGTATTTCGATCCATTGACTGGGGAATGTGGCTTTGATGTCTCCCCGGAAGCCTGCCGGGGGATCTACACTTCAACCACTATAGTTACGGAAACCACCGAGAGCTCAACAACTACACCAAGTGCTCCAACAACGGCAATTACCCCAACTACTCCGAGTACAGAAACTGATCCTTGTGAAGGAGCTCCTGAGGGAAAACTTGTTCCCTATCCGGATGACTGCACTAAATTCATACAATGTGTTCGTCCCATCCCTATCGTGTATGACTGCCACGAAGGTCAGGAGTTTAGCGCCAGTTTGGAAAGATGTATGGCTCCGTGGTATGCCAATTGTTCTATTCCGGCCACAACTACAACTGCAGCTCCCATAACAACTACCACGCTGTCGCCGGACAGCTTTTGTGCGGATAAAATCGAAGGATCACTGGTACCTTATCCCTTAAATTGTAGCAAGTACATAGTTTGCCAGGTTCCCATCCCAGTGGGGTATGCTTGTCCAGGAAGCGAAGAGTTTAGTCCTACTGCTTTGACCTGTATGGAAGCTGAGCTGGCCGGTTGCATTACCAATGGCTACCGCCTTTTACCGGTTAATTTATTTGGCAACACTGATTCAGAAGATTCAAGCCCATCACTTTGGCAGTCCCTTAAAACGATGGCAAGCTTTGTTATagatttttaatgcaaattatgtaaatttttttttgttatagaTTTTTGATGCAAATTATCTGAATTGTAggcattaaacaaaaatgttattaaaatgtcgtaaattcaattgatttgttttactGGGGATACTGGCAATCAGAGTTGGATGTGCTGCACGAAAGTTTGCTGGGATTCCAATACAAGTTGCCTGGACATGTAAGGACTGTTGCCGTTGGTCCGCAATGAATAAACTTGTGGCAGTCATTGGGATACGGTATGTACGCATTGGAAACACTATTTTTGCACAAAGCATGGGGATCTATTGGTAGGAATTCAGTTTCAGCGGACGTCCAGGATGCAGATGGTGGAGTAGCAGCGGTTGGTATGGGATCAATTGGTGCAATGGTGCTTGGAGGAGGATAGGGCATCGGAAATCCTTGACAACTGGCATATTGTGGGGCCACGCACCGCTGATATTGGTCACTCCACTGATAGTTCTGCTCACAACGAAGGACTCGCGTCTCGTAGAATCGACTACAGTCTCCGGGGAATGGACTGTAGCTTACCCCATTGCTGGGTTTCGGTGGATCGAATGAATTGCAGTTTGAGTACTCCCTGTAGTCACAGCGGTAGGTAATTTGGCTCCAGAACAGGTTTTCAGGACACTGGTGCTCGAAGGCCTGTCCTTTTTGGCATGTGTAATACTTGCGACAGTCGTTGGGATATGGCAACATTACAAGGTGGTTGGGGTCGTCGAACGGTGGGCAGTGTCCAATCGGCACAGCAGGTTCGGCTACAATAGGCTACATAGAAACTTACATTTCTTAGATTATGTTCATTCGAACGAAGGGAGCACTTACTGGAACATAATTGAACTCCTCGCTTTTTATAGTGGAATAGAAAGCCACTAAAACTAGGCACACAAGTGTAGGTGTTCGCcgcactgaaaaaaaagaatttaataatgcgtagtaattttaatattttaaattttttcttactgATGGTTGAATCCAGTGAAAGCGCACTGAGATAGTGAATGTTGTGCTTGGGTAACACCAGCCCTTTTATACTTACAACATGCAGGCGATCGTTATCAAGTTGAAGTGTTTAACTTTGATTTATCGTTAAGAACTCCTCTTATACAAAGAAAggctgcaatttttaaaaaaacaatccTAGGAATTTAAGATTAACAATTTACTTACtcttattacatttttagtgTCACAATGGcttacttttttatattttcttgaaaaGGTTACAAATCAGAATTATTTATAGTTAGCtggctcttttttttttttggcaagccATGGTTTCTTAGACATTATTATTGTCCGACGTTATTGTCTTTTCCACTTGACCGGACAAGCTTATCGGTTCAAGGACAGAGGAGATTAAAAGGTTTATATCTAAATTCCACCGAAGACACGGTATCTTATTGTCAATAACATGTGTTTGTATATCAGTGATATATAAGAACCCAAGCGATCGGTGCTGAGTATCAGATGAACTGCAGAGTTTAAGCGCAGAGCAATGAAAAGTATGGGTAAAgcagttttattaatttcgataaatattaatattgatttttattagtGGAATACCAACTTTTGTTGACTGTTTCTTTAACTGTGATGTGCTTTGGGTTCTCCATGTCACAAACTGTGGTAAAACAGGCCGATCCTAATGACTGCCATCGATTCTATGAGATTCGCTTGCTGAGCTGTCCTCCGCAATTTATTTGGAACTCAAACTTCGAGCGATGCGAAATGCAGGCGCTTGGTGGATGTTCCTTCACTTCTTCAGCACCAAATGGGAGTAAACGCTTTCAAAACGACTCAATTCTAAGTCCGGAAATCACAAAATCACAAAATCTTTTGGAGGTATGTGACAACAAACTCGGACAGCGGATAGTTTACCCAGGTGACTGCACCCGATTCATTCTGTGCGATTATCTGCCCTTTGTGATGACCTGTCCGCAATATCTCTTTTGGAACTCCCATCTACTCACTTGTGACAAAATTTGTgtttagattttcaaaaatacgTTTGTGTGGAATAAAGAATTAAATCAAATGACtctatttttttgtgatttattattaaatattaattacagtagcaaaacgtacaaaatattaaagaaatggCAGTAAAACTCTAAAATTAATTGCGAAAAACACTTAAATGCTTAAGACCAAGCAGCATCGAAACACAAATAGGTGTTTGTGGTTGACGGTTGGCCAAGCTGTTCTATAATTGAGCCCCTTTGGAACTGATCTACTATAATATGGGTGGGTTAAAGGGATGTTGTATACGATCCCCTAGCACTTGCCATTGGTTGGTGCCTTCGGTCGGCAGATTTTGCTCCTTCCATTGGCACCGTAAACAATGTTGCAGGAGAAGGTGAAGTAGCCGCATGTCGAGGACTTTGTGAAGTATGTGGACTGGAAGTTCTTGTTCTCCTGCGGCGGATTCTTGCTGTTGTCCATGCTGCCAGTCACCGACTTGGTGACGGTGACATAGCTGTCCGGAGCACGTGCGATGGGCTTGTCCCCTCGAGTTGGGCCCTCCTCAGCCGCGTCGGCCGAAATCTCCACCCTCTTGTTAGTGGGCAGCTCCAGAGCCTTGGTGTGGAACTTCTTTTGCACATTGACAGTGCCTCGGAATCCTGGTGGTATAGCCTCGGTGGTGGAAGGTTCGCTATTGATGGTTACCCTACCGTTCTGCTGTTGCACCACTTGGTACTTTTCACCTGCAACTGGTAGCACCACCGCCTTTTGGATTTGCGTGGGCGAAGACTGTTCGTAGGCCTTGGGCTCTGGAGTTGGCTCCAGTTTCTTAACACTGCTGGCCGACTTGGGACTCTCCTCCAGCTTGACTGGCTTCTCGTTGTAGTACTCATCCTCTTCGTATTCATCCGGGTCAGCTTCATCTTCATCGTCGTACTGTATGGGCTCCGGCTGGTCTGCTTTCCTTTCTGCCATATCAGCCTCATCCTTGGGCTTGGTCGACTTCAACTGCAGTTCTGGCAGCCTGTCGGACTCATCAGTGAGCGCCGGTCCGCTATAAACAGCATCAGCGCGATCAGTAACTctaaaatacacaaaaaaaaacaaaaaaaaacaaattttatattttcgtttCCCATGATGGCATATCATAGATGATGGATATTTtcaactgaatattttttcAAGAGCTTAGAACAAGGTGctcctttaaaataattcgaGTTTTCGTTGTTAAatagatttatttgtttaaaaattttaaaaagttacaattttataacatATAAGTAAGgcctattttatttagttgatTTTAACACAGAAGCTAAAATAGTTGACAATGTTTCTAAGTTCAAACCAGACTTTGTTTTGGCTATTTGCTACGCATTTGTTTGCTTATGACAGGGGTGCTCACGCATATGGAgcacaattgtttttgtaaatgcACTCGTTTGTGGAGATGTTAGGGCCGGCAAATAGGTAAGCTTGCTGGGCACATTTTGCTATACACTAACAATTTTTCGTTTCTTCCTTGCGGTCCAATTCGTTACTGATAAGACCGAGACAAGCCAACAACAATTacattggtttattttttttggatggCTAAgtcaaatgaattttgtttttgtcttttccTCGGCTCAACACCGAATACTTTACTTGTGTTCGTGAtcctttttaaatgtgttggAAAATGCTCTGCCATATGGCAGTTTTGAGCACCCCTGGCTCATGTGATTATGTATGAATTTGTGGGTGAGATAAGGAGAGCCATTTACCAGCggtaaaaaattgaaaaggggcaagaaaaaaaatcacgAAGGATGCAATGGAAGAGAGCGGCAAGTGTCTTGAGAGACGAAAGAGGAGGCGAGGAAGCGGGTGCACGAAGTTTTTTGAGAGAGTATGGCATTGTTGAGAGAGTATGCCTataaacagtaaaaaaaaagtaaagctCCTAAGCAAAACTTGTATTGGATAGACACGGGTGTTGCAATGAGGTAAATTcaaccttttttatttgaatcggaaactttttaaatgcaCTAAGcgtttctttttaatttagtttattggGATTAGTTGGTTGGTcgtttttttgtcttttaacaattttttttatgacaaTATCAAAAGTTTATTGACCCCTTCCCGAAACTCAGAGTGCCTCTATTTGATAcctatgtacatatgtaagtCACGCCTGGTAAGCTAGCtatcataaaaactaactaagctaaacaaaaacgaaggaatatttttgttaaatacatTCTaagatttttgtataaaaGGATTCggtatgttttaaaattttataaaatgagtTTGCCACATTTAGAAGcgtaaaaaacttttaagaaagagcttaacaatttttaatattataaatatttacgtatattaAAGCGAATGCCTTTGGGGTTACTTACGCATTGACATTATCGCCGAACCGACTGATGGTGTTAAATAGCTCACGATTTTGTTCCCTGTACGATGCCACCTGCTCCTTGGTTCCCGATGCGGATTGAGCAGCACCGTGGTACGAAACGCCGtagctgaaataaaaaaccataTTGTAACACCTTTCTTGAGCCGCCAGTCGTACACTTTTACTACCTGGAAGTTCCGTGAATCTGCGAGCTACTCTGACTAGAGTGGGCGCCAGATGAGGACGAAGCCTGACCGCCGCCGTTGGCCGCTGGCGTATTAGCTTCCTGGCCGGGACGAAAACCGATCTGGGCTTGCGATGAGGTCTGCCCAGGACCGCTGGACTGGGCGTCAGCCAACCCACCCTTGTCATTGGCATGAACCTCGCTCTGGCTCAGTTGGATAATGCCGCCGCTCTGCGAAGAGGCCTTCGTGCCGCCGTCCTTTGCCGTCTGCACCTGGGCCTGCGACTGGGCGGGACCCCCAGATCCCTGGGCCTGACTCACGGCGCCCTCCGCAGTTCCGGTGACCTGGGCACTGGCCGCACGATCCGCATCCGAGGTCATTGCGCTGGCGCTAAAGGTTCCGCCCGCACTGTATGTTCCAGACACTTGGGTCTTGGCAGTGCCTCCGTTCTTCTTGCCCTGAGCACTTGCCGAAGCCTGTCCGTCGCCAATAGATGACTCGGCCTGGGAGAATGCGTCGTCGGCTCCACCTGTGCCGGCAGCAACTGGTACACctttaatagattttaataaGTTTCTCAATAACTCGTGTAGCTACtcaccagcaccaccagcgCCTCCAACACCAGGAGCTCCAGGAACAACTCCAGTGCCAGCTGTGTAGCGCCCCGGTGCATCAATTTGACCGCCGACACCAGACTGTCCCGTTTGACCTGTCTGGCCTCCGTAACCTGGTTGACCCACTCCAGCACCCGTCGTTCCGCCAACTCCAGGTTGAGATCCGTAACCGGGTTGAGCTCCGTATCCGGGCTGAGGCCGTCCAATTCCTGGTTGGCTTCCTCCTACTCCCGGCTGAGTTCCGTATTCTGCCGATCCACCTGCAGGTTGACTTCCGTAACCAGGCTGTCGGCCACCCAAGCCTGCCTGTCCGCCTACTCCCGGCTGAGTTCCGTATCCAGCTTGAGAGCCACCAATTCCTTGGTGGCTTCCCCCAACTCCGGGCTGACTTCCACCTACTCCAGGTTGTGTTCCATAGCCAGGCTGAGTTCCATATTCAGGTTGAGAACCACCAAATCCTGGTTGGCTTCCCCCAACTCCGGACTGACTTCCTCCTACTCCAGGTTGTGTTCCGTATCCAGGCTGAGTTCCATAACCAGGTTGAGAACCACCAACTCCTGGTTGGCTTCCTCCTACTCCCGGCTGTGTTCCGTATCCTGGATGAGATCCATATCCAGGTTGAGATCCACCAATTCCTGGTTGACCTCCTCCAACTCCTTGCTGACTTCCTCCTACTCCAGGTTGTATTCCGTATCCAGGTGCAGTTCCATATCCAGGCTGGGAACCACCAAGTCCTGGTTGGCTTCCTCCAAATCCGGGCTGACTTCCTCCTACTCCAGGTTGTGTTCCGTATCCAGGCTGAGTTCCATAACCAGGTTGAGAACCACCAACTCCTGGTTGGCTTCCTCCTACTCCCGGCTGTGTTCCGTATCCTGGTTGAGATCCATATCCAGGTTGAGATCCACCAATTCCGGGTTGGCTTCCTCCAACTCCCGGCTGACTTCCTCCTACTCCGGGCTGTGTTCCGTATCCTGGTTGAGTTTCATATCCAGGTTGAGAACCACCAATTCCTGGTTGGCTTCCTCCAACTCCGGGCTGACTTCCTCCTACTCCCGCCTGTGTCCCGTATCCTGGTTGAGTTCCATATCCAGGTTGATAGCCACCAATTCCTGGTTGGCTTCCTCCAAATCCGGGCTGACTTCCTCCTACTCCAGGTTGTGTTCCGTATCCAGGCTGAGTTCCATAACCAGGTTGAGAACCACCAACTCCTGGTTGGCTTCCTCCTACTCCCGGCTGTGTTCCGTATCCTGGTTGAGTTCCATATCCAGGTTGAGAACCACCAATTCCGGGTTGGCTTTCTCCAACTCCGGGCTGACTTCTTCCTACTCCCGCCTGTTTCCCGTATCCTGGTTGAGTTCCATATCCAGGTTGAGAGCTACCAATTCCTGGTTGACCTCCTCCAACTCCAGGCTGACTTCCCCCTACTCCAGGTTGTGTTCCGTATCCAGGTGCAGCTCCATATCCAGGCTGGGAACCACCAAGTCCTGGTTGGCTTCCCCCAACTCCGTATCCAGGTTGAGTCACATATCCAACTCCAGGTTGGGAACCACCAATTCCTGATTGGCTTCCTCTACCTCCTGGCTGGGTGCCTCCAACTCCAGGCTGTACTCCATATCCAGACTGACTTCCATATCCAGGCTGGGAACCACCAAGTCCTGGTTGGCTTCCTCCAACTCCGGGCTGACTTCCTCCTACTCCAGGTTGTGTTCCGTATCCAGGTTGAGTTCCATATCCAGGTTGAGATACACCAATTCCGGGTTGGCTTCCTCCAACTCCGGGCTGACTTCCTCCTACTCCAGGTTGTGTTCCGTATCCAGGTTGAGTTCCATAT contains the following coding sequences:
- the LOC128258671 gene encoding chitin-binding domain protein cbd-1-like, with translation MKEWAYLPFTLWLLGDTICYGSQEHTSYTISGVKECFTSSEIDPNFCLSLSNGFYKYPYDCSAYISCNDSCADLEYCPDGKLFNSPMHICDTPEAVDCESLPYPTPSTTELPMENPCEGIKNNTILPSAGNCSEFFVCVNQQSEVHHCPWEMLFNPDLEICDFKDNVWCYGDPTTQNPLETSDTTAESFTKCEGQKLGTFFPDTQNCQQYYYCWGNDSFILLPCPVDNWFNPYTGNCGPDISPEACQAFVATTMPVIITSPSTTVATSTTEANDKNPCADQELGASFPLQSDCQSYLLCLGNGQSAKAQCPTNAWFDPQSGDCGPNVSPTACIETTTPTTTVATTQGSNDPCADQELGVSYPLVTNCKQYILCMGNGESTVANCIYNAWYDPQTGICGPEVSPTACTETIVSTESSTSQATSPITTPSSPWSTTLSTHYPEESTTTPSDIAKICSGESDGYYATYPEDCSKYIVCASPVPIAFFCPEGLFFNEALQKCVEWNLSECPKEDTTTASPGYTTPKPDSSICFNSTGMNLPYQENCQWFVRCVDDSSYMMGICSSEEYFDPLTGECGFDVSPEACRGIYTSTTIVTETTESSTTTPSAPTTAITPTTPSTETDPCEGAPEGKLVPYPDDCTKFIQCVRPIPIVYDCHEGQEFSASLERCMAPWYANCSIPATTTTAAPITTTTLSPDSFCADKIEGSLVPYPLNCSKYIVCQVPIPVGYACPGSEEFSPTALTCMEAELAGCITNGYRLLPVNLFGNTDSEDSSPSLWQSLKTMASFVIDF
- the LOC128258672 gene encoding peritrophin-1-like — translated: MRRTPTLVCLVLVAFYSTIKSEEFNYVPPIVAEPAVPIGHCPPFDDPNHLVMLPYPNDCRKYYTCQKGQAFEHQCPENLFWSQITYRCDYREYSNCNSFDPPKPSNGVSYSPFPGDCSRFYETRVLRCEQNYQWSDQYQRCVAPQYASCQGFPMPYPPPSTIAPIDPIPTAATPPSASWTSAETEFLPIDPHALCKNSVSNAYIPYPNDCHKFIHCGPTATVLTCPGNLYWNPSKLSCSTSNSDCQYPQ